The region AAGAACAGGTACATCACCAGGAATACCAGCACCATCGCCTCCACCAGCGTGTGCAGCACCTTTTCGATGGAGATCTCGATGAACGGCGAGGTGTCGTGAGGCACCTCGGCGTAGACGCCGGGCGGGAAGTACTTCGACAGCTCGTCGAGTTTGGCACGCACCGCCTTGGCCGTGGCCAGCGCATTGGCGCCGGGTGCGAGCTGCACGCCGAAAGCCGCCGCGTCCTTGCCGTTGACCCAGGAATTGAACTGATAGGTCTGGGCGCCGACCTCTACCCGCGCAACATCGCGCAGCCGCACGATCGAACCGTCCTGGGTGCTGCGCAGGATGATCTTGCCGAACTCCTCCGGTGTCGAAAGCTGGCCCTTGACGGTGACGGTGGCGGTGATCTGCTGTGTCGGCGTGGACGGTTTGTCGCCGAGCGTACCGGCGGAAACCTGCGCGTTCTGCGCGGAAATCGCGTTGTAGACATCCGCTGGCGTCAGCTCCAGGCCAGTCAGCCTGGCCGGGTCGATCCACACCCGCAGCGCGCGTTCCGGCGCGAACAGCTGTGCCTTGCCGACGCCGGGAACGCGCCGCACCTCGTTGATGACATTGCGAGTGACATAGTCGCCGAGCGCGATGTACTCGTAGTTCGGGTTGTCCGACAACAGTGCACCGACCATGAGAAAGCCGGCGTTGGCCTTCTCCACCTGCAGGCCCTGTTCGAGCACCTGTTGCGGCAGGCGCGATTCCACCCGGCTGATACGGTTCTGAACCTCGACCTGCGCCAGGTCCGGATCGGTGCCCGACTTGAAGGTGGCGGTGATCACGGCGCGGCCCGAGGACGAACTCGTGGACGAGTAGTAGATCATGCCGACCGCGCCGTTGAGCTCCTGTTCCACCAGGCTGGTCACACTCTGGTCGAGCTGCTCGGCCGAGGCGCCGGGGTACAGTGCGGTGATCTCGATGCTCGGCGGCGCGACTTCCGGATACTGCGCCACCGGCAGCTTGGGAATCGCGAGCACGCCGAACAGGATGATGAACAGGGCCACCACCCAGGCGAAGATCGGGCGATCGATGAAAAAATTGGGCATGGGTCGGTTCTCGGCTTCAGTTTCCGCGCGTGTCGGGGGGCTGCCGTACAGCGAATGGCAGGTGCACGATCACTGCTTCGAGTCGTCGTTCTTGGCGTTGGGTGGTGTTGCGCCTTTCGGGGATTCACCGGGTTTGATCGGGGTTTCCGGTTGCCAGGGCCGGGGCGCGACTGCGGAGCCCGGCTTGGCGTGCTGGAGGCCTTCGACGATGAGCTTGTCGCCCTGCTTGAGACCTTGCTCCACGATCCAGCGATCGCCCACGGTATTGCCGAGTTCGACCACGATTTGCTCGGCCTTGTAGCCCGGTTTTCCGTCGCCGCCGGCCGGCACCACCAGGCTCACCAGGGCCTGGCCGGCGCTGTTGCGCTGAATCGCCTGCTGCGGGACGGTGATCGCGTTTTCGGAGACCGCCTGCTCGATGCGGACGCGAACATAGGCGCCCGGCAGCAGTTCCCCGTCCGGATTGGGGAACAGGCCGCGCAGCGACACCTGGGCGGTATCGGGATCCACGCTGACATCGGAGAACAGCAGCTTGCCGCCATGCGGGTATTCCTCGCCGTGGTCGGTGACCAGGCGCACCTGCGCCGCCTCGCGGCCCACGCGCTTGATCTTGCCGGCCTCGAAGCGACGGCGCAGGTCGTTGAGGTCCGCGGCGGACTGGGTGAAGTCCGCATAGATCGGGTCGAGCTGGCGGATGGTGGCCAGCAGCGTGGCTTCGCCTTCGCCGACCAGCGCGCCTTCGGTGACCAGCGCGCGGCCGATACGGCCGGAAATGGGCGCCTTGACCGAAGCGTAGTCCAGATTGATGCGTGCAGTGTCGAGATTGGCCCGGGCCGCATCCACTTGCGCCTGAGTCTGTTTCTGCGCGGCGACCGCATCGTCGTATTCCTGCCGGCTGACGGCATTGGAGTCGATCAGCGTTGCGTAGCGCTTGGCCAGCGCCTGCGCCTGGAAGGCATCGGCCTGGGCCTGCGCCAGGGCCGCCCTGGCGTTGTTGTAGGCGGCTCGCAGCGGCGCCGGATCGATCTGGAACAACACCTGATCGGCCTTGACCTCGCTGCCCTCTTCGAACTTGCGTTCCAGCACGATGCCGGACACCCGCGCCCGCACCTGGGCGACGCGCGTCGGCGACAGGCGGCCCGGCAGTTCGTTGATGATCGGCACCGGCCCGGCTTTCACCGTGACGATGCCGACTTTTGCCGGCGGGGGAGGAGCATGCTCCTCCCCCGTACCGCAGGCGGCAAGCAGCAAGCCCAGGCTGGCCGCGAATGACAGGCAATAAAGGCGCGAAAGCGTGGCCATGGCGATAGATCGGTCCGGGGCGAAAAAGTGGGAACAAAACAGGCCAAGCTCGCGGACGAACAATGGGACGCCGTGCGCAGGGAAATTGACCAGGCCGCTAATTTACAAACATTCGCGGATGTTTGTAAACAGGCAAGTC is a window of Banduia mediterranea DNA encoding:
- a CDS encoding efflux RND transporter periplasmic adaptor subunit, with protein sequence MATLSRLYCLSFAASLGLLLAACGTGEEHAPPPPAKVGIVTVKAGPVPIINELPGRLSPTRVAQVRARVSGIVLERKFEEGSEVKADQVLFQIDPAPLRAAYNNARAALAQAQADAFQAQALAKRYATLIDSNAVSRQEYDDAVAAQKQTQAQVDAARANLDTARINLDYASVKAPISGRIGRALVTEGALVGEGEATLLATIRQLDPIYADFTQSAADLNDLRRRFEAGKIKRVGREAAQVRLVTDHGEEYPHGGKLLFSDVSVDPDTAQVSLRGLFPNPDGELLPGAYVRVRIEQAVSENAITVPQQAIQRNSAGQALVSLVVPAGGDGKPGYKAEQIVVELGNTVGDRWIVEQGLKQGDKLIVEGLQHAKPGSAVAPRPWQPETPIKPGESPKGATPPNAKNDDSKQ